AACACCCTGCCCGCTCGCCAAGCCCCATGACCGTAACATCGGCCCACTGAGCGCCAGCCTCCAGAGCGGCTACAGCATTGGCCGAGGCCATCCCAAAATCATTATGACCATGAAAGCCAAGCTCAACTTCAGGGTGCAGCTGCCTCAATTGGGTAATCGCGGCGGCTGTCGCCATGGGGGTCAAGACACCGACGGTATCCGCAAGCCGTATCCTCCTCACCCCCAAAGCCACCGCAGTATCAATCAGTTCGCCAAGAAATCCGGACTCAGCCCGGCTTGAGTCTTCCACCCCCAGAGACACATTCGCAATCCCCAACTCCTGGGCCAGGGCAACCGACTCCTTTAATCTCGTCAGCACCCAGTCACGGCTCTTACCCAGGCGAGTTGCGATATGGCGCTCGGAGGCGGGCAGCGACAAGGAGAGGACATCAGGCCGCAGGTGTCCAGCATAAATAATGTCCTCAGTCCGGCATCGGCTCCATAAGGCCAGACGCGGACAGTTTTCCATGACCCGAAGTTCGGCAATCAATCGTTCGAGATCAGGATCAAGAGTGGTGGCAATGCCAAGCTCGATCTCTTCGATTCCGACCAGAGCCACCGCCTTGGCAATAGCGATCTTTTGCTCCGAAGAAAACATCACCCCCGGTGTCTGAGCCCCCTCACGCAAGGTGGAATCAATCAGTCCTCTCATCCTCATCCCCCTTTACTGACAATCTTATAACTACACAGGTTAACGGTAATCAGTTATCGGTTTACCATTAACAGAATCATGGTTAGCCATTGGCAGGACCCCATCACCATCAACTGTCAACCGAAAACCGACAACCTTCTAAAAAGCTTAAGCACCCGCCAATCACGCCAAACAAGGTCTCTGCCATGGCTTGATCGCACCCTGACCAGCGGACGCCTTCTCCTTCTTGTAATTTTCCACCAGAGTGCTGACACTGCCGGAATCATAGACCACCAGTGTTTCAGCAAAGATATCAACATCTTCCGGATCATGACTGATCAACAGCACCGGGATATTGAAGTGCTTTTGGATATCGAGCAGTCCAGATCGAAGCCTCGAGCGCAGATTGGGATCAAGTGCTGCGAACGGCTCATCCAAGAGAAGGAGATCAGGTTTACGGATCAAGGCCCGGGCAAGAGCCACCCGCTGCCGCTGACCGCCCGAGATCTCCGATGGCATGGCCTCCTTAAGATCAGTAAGATGAAAGAGAGAGAGAAACTCATCAACACGCCGCTCCGCCTCACGGCTCAACCGTCCCCAGAAGGTAGGCTTGAGCGCAAAGGCGATGTTCTTCGCAACCGTTAAATGCGGGAACAGGGCGTAATCCTGAAAAAGATAACCGATATTTCGCTGCCTAGCTGGGACATTAACCCCCGTGTTCGAATCGAAGAGTGTCCGGCCACCGGCAATTATCATCCCGGCATCGGGTCGTTCCAGACCGGCCACCGCCCGCATTGTGGTAGTCTTGCCAGAACCCGATGCCCCGAACAGCACCACAAACTGCTCCTTTGAGCTAAACGAACAGTTCAACTCAAAACTCCGTCCCCGGGATCGCAGTTGCTTTTTAATGTCGATATATAGTTCCATAATGTCTGCCTATCTTTCACTTTCCGGTAGTAAAAAACCATGAGCGATTAAAATCGCTTTTGCCTCATCCGTTGCCAGGTAATCAAGGAATAAGGTCGCTTTTTGACTATCCTGGGCCGTCTTGGCCAGAGCAACCGGGTAAAGAATCCGGCTGCCGGGTAACTCGACGACGACTTTAACCTGCTCCTTGGCGACTTTGGCATCGGTGGCATAAATCAAGGCAGCATCCACCTCCCCGCGCCGCAAATAATCAAGGACCTGGCGCACCGAACTACCAAAAATCAGTTTGCCCTCCACTGCGCTCCATATCCCTGCCGCAACCAACGTCTCTTGGGCATAATGCCCAGCAGGCACGGTTTCCGGTTTGCCAATCCCAATCCGTTCAACCTGAGGTGAGGTCAAATCAGAAATCCCGGTCAGTGCTCTGGTGCCAAGGGTTGGTTTGGCCAGCACCAGAACATTCTTGGCAAAGACTTTCCTGGTCTGAACAACAATAAGCCCCTTTTCCTGGGCCTGATCCATATGTTTGACACTGGCCGAGGCAAATATGTCCACCGGAGCCCCTTGACTCATTTGAGCTACAAGGTCCCCGGTCGAGCCGAAGTTGAAAATAATCGTCACCCCTGGATGCCGTTGTTCGAAATCCTGACCCAACGAACGCATGACATTGGTCAGGCTTGCCGCTGCAGAAACAATGAGCGGTGTAGACGAATCGCAAGCCACAGTGCGGGCCAGCAGGACCACCCCGCACCCAATTGCCCACAACACCGTTTGAATCTTTTGCCACTTTTCCATACAGCGCCCCTATCTCCATGTGGTTTGCAATAACTTTCCCGACCCATACAGGATCGCTGCGCTCACTACGGTAATGATCACAACGAGAAAATTTGCCTGCTGAAAATCTCCTGCCTGAACCGCATCGTACACCGCCATGGACAAAGTTTGGGTCCGGCCTGGAAGATTACCGGCCACCATCAAGGTTGCGCCGAATTCCCCCATCGCCCGGGCAAACGCCATCATGCTGCCAGCCAAAATTCCGCGCCAGGCCAACGGCAATGAGACCCTGAAGAAAATCGTCACCTCCGATGCCCCCAAGGTAGCTGCCGCCTCTTCACACTGTTTATTAACCGCAGCAAACGCGGCCCCGGCAGATTTAAACACTAGAGGCAAGGAAACAATCATCGCCGCCAGCACCGCACCCTGCCAGGTAAAAATCAGTGAAACCCCAAAGTTTTCATAAAGCCAGCGACCAAAAAACCCTTTCCTGCCAATCACCACCAGTAAGTAATAGCCCAACACCGTTGGCGGTAAAACAAGTGGCAGGGAAAGCATGACCTCAAGCATATCCCGTCCCCAGAATTTTTTGCGGCTCAACAAATACGCCGCCGTCACCCCGATGATCATGGCGCCTGCAGTAGCGAGAACGGCAACCTTGATCGTCAGGGAGAGAGGAGAAATAATACTTTCAACAGTGGTCATGGGCTATACACGTTACACATTCTGGATAAAAATCCTTCTCTTCAGGATGAATGACACCTGTTCAATGTACCCTTTGGCTAAAAGAACCCCACACCCGCTCCCTGAGCAACAGGGCTAAAATACCCTATCTCACAATTCATCGCCCCAGATTTCACGTAAACGTTCATCGGGCACTCCAGATGCGCGAAAGCGGTCTGCGAGACTGCGAAGCAGATGGAGTGCCCGATGAACGTTTACATTCCGGTGAAATCCGCATGTTCAACGCTTCTGGTGAACAATTACGATTTCACAGACAGCCGCTGCCAGTTCCCGCACAGCTCTTATTGCCACAGGAGAGACTTCGACTTTTAAACACCGACAGATCGTTACCTTCGTACACCGCAGCAAGCCCGGTCTCGATAAAGCCGTTCATGATAATAGTCTTAACCCCGGTCTTCTCCAGGGTCTCCTTAGGGGTCTCACCAATACCACTGGCAAGCACCGCTCTACAATCACCAATGATCCTGGCCAACCTAAGCCATCTCCTTAACCCACCACCGATTTCCGGCGCCGCTCTTTTTTCAACCAACCGGTATCCTCCCTGATGAGACTCCCAGATCTCAAAGTTAAGGGCTTCACCCAGATGCTGATTTACCAGCACCCCCTCTTGAGTTGCCACCGCCACATACGGACGGGGCTT
This window of the Desulfobulbaceae bacterium genome carries:
- a CDS encoding ATP-binding cassette domain-containing protein, whose protein sequence is MELYIDIKKQLRSRGRSFELNCSFSSKEQFVVLFGASGSGKTTTMRAVAGLERPDAGMIIAGGRTLFDSNTGVNVPARQRNIGYLFQDYALFPHLTVAKNIAFALKPTFWGRLSREAERRVDEFLSLFHLTDLKEAMPSEISGGQRQRVALARALIRKPDLLLLDEPFAALDPNLRSRLRSGLLDIQKHFNIPVLLISHDPEDVDIFAETLVVYDSGSVSTLVENYKKEKASAGQGAIKPWQRPCLA
- the modA gene encoding molybdate ABC transporter substrate-binding protein — encoded protein: MEKWQKIQTVLWAIGCGVVLLARTVACDSSTPLIVSAAASLTNVMRSLGQDFEQRHPGVTIIFNFGSTGDLVAQMSQGAPVDIFASASVKHMDQAQEKGLIVVQTRKVFAKNVLVLAKPTLGTRALTGISDLTSPQVERIGIGKPETVPAGHYAQETLVAAGIWSAVEGKLIFGSSVRQVLDYLRRGEVDAALIYATDAKVAKEQVKVVVELPGSRILYPVALAKTAQDSQKATLFLDYLATDEAKAILIAHGFLLPESER
- the modB gene encoding molybdate ABC transporter permease subunit → MTTVESIISPLSLTIKVAVLATAGAMIIGVTAAYLLSRKKFWGRDMLEVMLSLPLVLPPTVLGYYLLVVIGRKGFFGRWLYENFGVSLIFTWQGAVLAAMIVSLPLVFKSAGAAFAAVNKQCEEAAATLGASEVTIFFRVSLPLAWRGILAGSMMAFARAMGEFGATLMVAGNLPGRTQTLSMAVYDAVQAGDFQQANFLVVIITVVSAAILYGSGKLLQTTWR